Proteins from a genomic interval of Quercus lobata isolate SW786 chromosome 11, ValleyOak3.0 Primary Assembly, whole genome shotgun sequence:
- the LOC115969222 gene encoding vacuolar iron transporter homolog 4-like, translating into MASNIQTSLNGAKFTIPTTHDLEQSTLEIESKEFDYSKRSQWLRAAVLVANDGLVSTASLMMGVAASFIKEYKVRVEVMVGAVSSALVVFGWLGAMLVKAPLLRSVPRVLIGGLLAMTITFGLTKLIGLSGL; encoded by the coding sequence atggCATCCAACATCCAAACATCCCTGAATGGTGCTAAATTCACCATTCCCACCACTCATGACCTGGAGCAATCAACACTAGAGATAGAAAGCAAGGAATTTGATTACTCGAAAAGATCCCAATGGTTACGTGCGGCTGTGTTAGTAGCCAACGATGGGCTGGTCTCAACAGCTTCATTGATGATGGGAGTTGCAGCTTCGTTCATAAAAGAGTATAAGGTAAGAGTGGAAGTGATGGTGGGTGCAGTAAGCTCGGCTTTGGTGGTGTTTGGGTGGTTGGGTGCTATGTTAGTAAAGGCACCATTGCTTAGGTCTGTACCGAGGGTTCTGATTGGAGGTTTGCTTGCTATGACTATAACTTTTGGATTAACCAAACTGATTGGATTAAGTGGGCTGTAA